ATTGCACTAGCACGATGTTACTTCTCAGTTTTTACATGCTTATGTTTACGGATTCGAAGCAGCCAAGGACTGTTCAAACTTCAGATTGCATGAATGAAAAGCTGATCCATCGGACCGTGTCAAATTTCGGGATTTTGTACTAAATATTGGAGGGATTTGATGATCCAATCTTTGATCATTTGCAAAAAACATACTGAATTTTGGCTTGAACAGATCTTATGACTAAAATATAACATGGCTTAAACAAGAATTACAATCTTACAAATATAAATGGCACTGAATGTGCCATGAAAAGTGAAGCTCCACAACAGGTAATAACCcatggaaaatcaaaacaaacatgTTCGACAGAGATGCAATTGAAAATCTAAAACCCGAATCACTTCCACAGAACCTGAGACCATGCTTGCACGCATCAATCAAATCCAAATGACACGTGGGAAGATAGTCGACATTGCCTCACATCTACTAGACACAAAACACAACTTCCTTTCTCCCCTTTGTTCATGAGTGCTCAGAACTCAAAACAGTTTCTATTCTATTTTGCGCTCCTATTTAGGCGAAAATATTGGGTCACTGTCGCACTAAAACTTGCGGACATGGCCTGAACCCACAATAAAAAGGGAGCAAGTTAATCAAAATCGAGAAACTCCATTCTTTTTCTCATGGAGCCTTTTAAATCTGTTGCATCCCTCTCTGCTTTCTGAGCCTGAACAGAAGAGAACAATATCAAAGAACAATTCAATCCAGCCACCGGAATAGAACATACAAAGATTGCATCTTTTACTGCTTGCATTTGTAcaagaaacttttttttttttttggaacaaacgataatatctacactaaggggatggGGAAGTGGGCTAAGCCTTACAATGGGCTTGCCATACATAATAATGTGGTCCAACTTCGCATTTGgaaagaattgaacctaagagtTTCTTTCTTTAGGAAGAACCAAAGTGAACTAATATTCCCAATCAAAACTACAAAGAAGCTCCTTGTTACCCGTGGCAGGACAATTTTGGATTAGGTGCGAAGAATTATATCTATGGCACATATGCATTCACTGAGTTTTCTTCATCTATATTGCATTCAATATGACCTACTGCTAACACCATAAGCATTGCAGATtggaattttcaatttaaatctTAAAAGATGAACATACAGACTTACCCTTTTTATCTCAGCTTCTGGTACCAAAGTCATATGCGGGGGAAGCTCTTCCTTATCCAATTCCTGTAAAGCGGATaacaagaattcaattaaaaaCAACTGATAAACTATTCCAAAAATATTAACAGTCGTCAAGTCTAACAGAACTGGAAGAGAATGCAATATACCAGCTCCCCAATTAAGACGACATTCTCCCCACGGATAACATACAGACCTAATGGGATGTCACAATAAAGGTCACCCACAATTACTCGTTCACATGCGCCTTCAAGAACAACATTAGCTATGCAGATGAAAGAAAACCACCCATCGTTAGCAATAGTTTCAATAGAGATTATAAGAGTAAAGCTAATGAGAACTCGGTAAGCTACGTGGAGTGATATATTAGTATTACCAAACTGATCAAAAGACCGTAGCAATCCCAACAACTTTCGTCCATCTCGCAATAATACAAGAAGCTtttctgaaaaaataaatataaaatccTAATAAGTGAGGTACTTTGTAAGGAATTAAATATCTTTTGTCAACCACACATACTACCAGCCCACACAAATATATAATGTTGAACTATGAAGCTTGAAATTAATGAGTGCACTTTCAGCATCCGAGTCAAATTTATTAGTGAACTCAATCTTGAGGCCTCACGAATACGGCTTAGATTTCCATTTTCTCAAACTAGCTATCCAACAACGGAAATGCACAAAGTGATGCTGCGAGCACTTCTAATACCCTGAATGTCTGGCTCTCATTTCTTATTCAAATCTCTTGATTCATCATCATCACCTTCTTCTTTACGAAAACATATCTACCATTTCTACTTTTGCTTATGAAACAAAGATACGTTTTCGAGTCTAAGAAATTGGGACAAAAGGATCCCGCACCTATACCCAAAATTACAATTCATCACTATAATTACTCAGTGCAGAGAGTCAGTGACCTAAAGTCGGAAGCTTTACTCGTTTATCTTCCTTATACCTCATacataaatagaaaagaaatgCAATAAAACAGCACATGTAACATGGAATCTGCAAACCGAACAGTAAAGCAGCAGCCTTCAAACCCTTttcaattcaacaatattaCAGCAACAAAAAAGCTCTATACGGCAATTAAcagctaaaacaaacaaaaacagcagaaaatcacaaaacccgaTTCTCAATCAGTTAAAAGTAGatcgagtgagagagagagagagtatactGTCGAGATAGGTTGCAAGAGAAGTGGAAAGGAAAGTATCTTCTGCTCCAGCCCACGACATGAAGTATCTACTGGGAATTGGGAACTCGAAATTGCAACACCAAAAGTTTCTCCAGAAGAACTCTCGTCAACCCCAATGGCATTCGCTACTTcccaccaaaaaaataaaatccccAAAACCTGACAGCCCACTCGCTTTCAATCACACACTTCCTCCACCAACCCTAattccaaatttccaacaatacccaTCAAAAATCAAGATTGTGAATTGGGTTTGGACCAAAGTCACCGGCTTGGCCGAAAAGATGACATCTTTTTATaggtcttctctctctcccattaTTGTTTATtcgattttttaagttttattactccttttttttttttacagagttttagtagttttttttttgttggattttaTTACTTGGTAGGATTGGGATCAAAATATCTATTAACGGGGAAAACTTTGATTAGTGTAGATTTTTTGTGGAGCGTCGGATCAGATTAATCTTTAATTCAAATACCACATTAGCATAAgaatattttgtaaaaaaaaatcaataatcaACAACCACGTCATATGACTTATAAAACATGATTTAAATAGAtggtctctctaacattactcttaaaaaaattacaaataatgtgTTAACATATTTGTTCATTGCGTTATTTTGATATAACTATATAAAACTAACGTTTATCATAATATCATCAATGCAGCACACCATACAAATAATAAGAGTTTAAATAGTCTCCATCTGCCATGCAAAGgggaaaatgaaagaaagaaaaaacgaaAGATGGtactcttatttatttatgatgaaattataaaaGATATACAGTTGATTTATTtcgttatatttttttttgaataattaCGTTccaaattagttaattaacgaAGCTACATAAAAAACTTACCCTGTATGTTGTTTGAACTGAAGCTGAAAGAAGTCGTACAAGTAATAGTAAATCTATATCTCTAGAACGATATCTGCAACCaagaaaaaatgtgaataaaatgATAACTTTCCAAAGCATATGTCTTTGCACTAACAGCCACTTAATCCATGTCCTAATCATGTTTAACTGCTTACATTCAGAATCAGTCTCGTCCCATTTACTTCCTTCGTCATCATCGCCAGACTTTTTCATGGACATTGTTGAACCACTTGAACTTTGGGGATGTATCTTCTTCTGAAGGTATCTAGCTTTGACCCAAAATAAAAATACGTTAGGAAATAAAAAAGATGTATCTTCTTCTGAAGTATTGAAAATCTTTCCAATATCGAGGACATTCTATTGATTTCTTGCTATGGATTCTGTCAATTTTATCTCACTGTGCGCAtggcaatttcgtccaaaaaattaataaaagttgaATATACCATTAGTAGTTTCACTTGGCTACATGTATTCTCAATTGCATCAAATTTTGTCTATATAGTTGGCAAATTGTTCCACTATGACAACATCCTTCAACTTCTGCCGATTCAATTCTAGTACAAAACCCATCAAATTTACCTTTGAGCGTGTAGTGCACATAACCATTCCCTACAACAAACCAGCAAAAGTTACCGAACAACATGTGTGACGAAATTCAATACAACTAAAAATACAGGGACGAAAGTtgaactttgtgaaaactacaTGAACCAAAAATGTGTCTTGGCCTATCTATAATATAGGGAAACGTTTTCTTAATTTGCACTTGTTGCACGAATTTTTGTCACCTAATGTGTGGTCTAGGTTTATAATTTGACAACTTAAGTccgtctatatatatatatatatatatatatatatatgtatgtatgtatatatgtatatgtatatatatatatatatgtctatgtatatatttttgtcACCTAATGTGTGGTCTAGGTTTATAATTTGACAACTTAAGTccgtctatatatatatatatatatatatatatatatgtatgtatatatgtatatgtatatatatatatatgtatgtatatatgtatatgtatgtctatgtatatatgtatatgtatatatgtatatgtatgtctatgtatatatgtatatgtatgacTATGTATgttgtatatgtatgtatgtatgtatatatgtatatttgttgTATAATAGATGTATGCCTTCTCCATTCTAGACTCAAGGACTGGATCTCTTAGACCAGGAGCAGCATTAGCTGGTGCAAACCCACTTCTACAAACAAACACTTTAGTCGGGAGAAAAGACAGTGACTTCTTCCCAATGGCGGAGTTTGTGTTATCCAAACAAACATCCTTCCCACGGCTAAGAACGCTCGCGCTGCGCTGCAATCGACTAATATTTACATTCGGCTCATCGCAGTCTGCATTTTTAGTACCTGTTCTCTCAGGTCTCAAGCTCGACTGTCTGCTTAGAAACTTTTTAGAAACTTTTTCAAACCCAACTAGTAGTAACGTGATGGAAATCTTTAGGATGTCGCATATGTCACTTTAGAGCATCTCCTTCCAATCCAGTAACCCCACTTCTTAATTTCTCATATCAGTCGACAAAAACTAAGTTAAAAGCTCCACAATGGTCAAATAAAAGACAATTAAGATCAAATCTGATGAAGATTTACACTTTGATTAAAACCCTCAACTCAGAAGAACAAAATGCTCAGATGCacatgaaaaaaagaaaaactttgtATTGAAATTGGTGTCTGCAGTAAAAAGACCCAAGTCCTTGGTGATGGAGAAAACCCTAATGGTAGACAAATTAGAAATTAAtccaagaaaaggaagaagaagacgataAGCCTACTGAACGTTAGCAGCAAGAAGATATGTGTTCGCACTTTGCAGGTTGCGTAGAAGCAAATTCGCAAGCAGACTCGCCAGAGAAGGAACCGAGAAAGAACAAGCTGAAATATCTCACATCCACCGTATCAATGACAAAAGAATAGTTTAAATATTATAATCCTactccaactaataccgagattttttatgataaaattccacacctgacggattgtgattaccaagttggggacaatatcagtgttgttggaagtgagccgtatggcccgtctctctgataattctacatagTATCAGAGTCAGGGAGCGGACCCGTACCGTACtgccacgtgatgggtgggGTTCCCTTGGCCCCGCgcgatgatggtgggtcccttggcccCGTGTGTAGGGTGAGTCCCCTTGGCTCCACGTGATTGTCGATGTGTGTATCTTCCACATATGACCTACTAATTGGGTCCCACGTGAGGAGGCGTGTTGAAATGTTCCACATTGAACGTATCAATGACAAAAGAGGAGTTTAAATACCATAATCCCACTTCAACTAATACCGATGTCTTTTatgtgcaggtggtaattaccaagtttgggacaatatcggtgttgttggaagtggaccgtatggcccgtctctctgataattctacacaAGCGTCGTGAAACCGACTAATAATACCGACGTTTTGGAGCGGACAAGTTAGTGGGTGTCCACCGTATTACTTAGGTGGGGTTAGATTAGTACGGTGACTATTTATCCGGTAAGAGCATCAAACAACCGCTCAGTATCAATTTGGATTTCAGataattttaaaagattttttaCAAGTAACAAAtttcaaaggattttaatagattcaatgattttatatgaattttggCAGATTTATATAGATTTGTATTATAGATTTCCATGAATTTTTATGGCTTTCTTTCATGGATTTCTTAGGATTTCAAAGATT
Above is a window of Malus sylvestris chromosome 15, drMalSylv7.2, whole genome shotgun sequence DNA encoding:
- the LOC126601140 gene encoding sm-like protein LSM1B, which translates into the protein MSWAGAEDTFLSTSLATYLDKKLLVLLRDGRKLLGLLRSFDQFANVVLEGACERVIVGDLYCDIPLGLYVIRGENVVLIGELELDKEELPPHMTLVPEAEIKRAQKAERDATDLKGSMRKRMEFLDFD